Sequence from the Aquimarina sp. Aq107 genome:
CTTGGACCGTTGCTCCAGCCGGTGCAGTAAGAACACCTGTTAATCTGTTAAAATTAATATTAGATTCTACTACTATCGTTCTAACTACCTCAATCGCGTCGTTCCCAGCCGCATCTTGTACATTGTATTCTATTGTATAAGAGGCTGGAATATTTACATTAACATTACCTGTTGTAACTATTTGAGCAGTTATGTTTCCATCAACATTATCCGAAGCGGTTGCACCAGGATCGGTATAACTACCACCTTGTGATATCGTAATAGTAGACGCCCCTATTAAAGTAATAACTGGAGGAATATTATCAATAACTCTTACTGTTCTTGTAATTGTCGCCGAGTTTCCAGAAGAATCTTCCACACTATAAGTCAACACATAATCTCCCGGTGTATTAACGTCTACAGTTCCTGAAACTGTAATATCTGCTGTTAAATTACCATCAACATTATCATTTGCATTTGCACCTGGATCATTAAATACATTATCAATATTAACTAGAAAAGGATTGGTACCTTCTAAAGTGATAACTGGACTTGTGTTATCTACAACATTTACAGTTCTCATTACTTCTGTCGTATTACCTGAAGAATCACTAACAGTATACGTGATAGTATATGCTCCAAGTGTATTAACATCAACAGTACCTGAAGTTTGTATCTGATCAGTAATATTACCATCTATATCATCTGAAGCAGTTGCTCCAGGATCACTAAAAACCTCTCCAAAACTTACTTCTAAAGGATTATCACCTACAAGAGTAATTACTGGTGGATTATCACTAATAACATTAACCGTTCTTGTTTCCGAAACCTCATTACCCGCAGTATCACTAACCGTATAGGTCAACACATATTCGCCAACGACATTTACGTTAACAGAACCTGTTACAGTGATCGCAGAACTTATATTTCCATCCACATTATCAGTAGCTGTAGCTCCAGGATCACTAAAAGTATCATCTACTCTAACCACAAAAGGATTATCTCCAATAATTGTAATTACTGGAGGAATGTTGTCCACTACATTAACAATACGCTCAACCGAAGTTGTATTTCCTGATGAATCTTCTATGCTATACACTAAAGTGTATGAACCAGGAACATCTGTATCAACAGCGCCGGAAACTGTAATATTTGCAGAAATATCACCATCAATATCATCACTTGCTGTAGCTCCAGGATCTGTAAACGAATCTCCAACATTAACCGTAATTTCACTAGCACCAATTAATTCTATAACCGGAGGAGTTCCATCAGGGTCTCTGAAATTTAATATTAAAGACGCTTCTCTTGATACTGTTACAGTATTAGAATTATCAACTCTAAAATCCAAGGTATGCTCACCTTCCGAAGTTCCTGTATAAGTCCCAATACTTGCACCAGCTTGAATTGGAATATTATCTCCGGCCTGATACGTTTCTCCATTATACATTATATTACCGGTATTAGAAGTTCTATAATTCATTACATAACTAGATGTACCAGTAGTTTCTGTAATAACAAAATTTATAACAGCACCTGAATTTGTTGTATATATTGTATCATTATCTAATGTCGCTGTAAATGTGAAATCTGGTGTATCTCCAACTTCAATTTGAAGCGTTTTAGTCTTAGAAACACCTAAACTGCTAGTTACAGTAAATTCTATTTCTACCATTCCAATTGTAAGACCTGTAAATTGCCATGAAGTATCACCTACAGGAATTTCTACCAAAGTTTCCGGTTCTATTAATGTATCATCAACACCAATACTACCCGTACCTTGCGTACTTATATCTACAGGAGCATTAAAGACATATTGTACTTCATAAGTAGCTTCGCTAATTTCTGCTATACTTAAATTTAAGTCAATCTCTCCATTTACATAGGTTCCTTCTTCTGTAGGTACTACATCAAATGTAAAATCAGTATCATTTACATTATATGTTAGAACAAACTCTTCTTCCCTATCTAACCCATCTTTGATTGTAATAGTAACTTTATTTGTACCTATAGATGTTGCAAGATATTCTATAGTATATTGGGGGCCTTCAGGTAGGTCTACGAATTCGTTTTCTGTTACTTCAATAGTATTTAAAAAATAAGAACCTGAACCTTCTGTTACATTATATTTTATTTGATAATCGCCCGCTGCTATATCACTTGCACCAACGATGGTAAAACTTGATTCCTCTTTAGTATCAACAAAAGCATCGATATTAGTTTCACTAAACTCAACTTTAAAAAAAACTACCAAATCTTCAGTAATTTCCTTTGTACAAGCGATTACTAAAAATATAAAAGTTAGTCCTGATACTATATATTGTAAAGACTTTTTCATCTATTATTTATTATTTCAATTTTTAAACAATTTTATTAAAACAAATCTTCTAAATATTTATTTCAATATTAATTTCACTCCAGCACCAAAGTATGGAGTAAGTTCACCAATTTCACTATTGAAATGATATGTTTCCTGAATTTTTATATTTATGGCTACCGTAGGAATTAAGAAAATATCAGCGTCCAGACCTGCATACGCACCAAAAATTACACTACTGGGTTCTATATTTAATTTTTCTCCAGTTTCTAAATCTTCATCACCATTATTAATAACTTCGCTACCTACTGTACCTCCGGCTCCTAATGAAAGTGCGAAAGTCCTTTTATTATTTCTAAGGACATCAAAAAAGAAACCAGCATTAAAAGCATAAAGATTTACTGGTATTTCAATCTCATTAAAATCTAAATTTGTAAAGTTTGTTTGAACACCGAATTGCAAATAATCGAATTCATTTACTTTATAATCCAATGCTACTAAACCTCCAAAACCTCCATCGACATAACCACCTGTTAAAGACAGTGCCATTTTATGACTTTGAGCATACATTGAAATCGAAGAACTAAGAATAAATGCTAGTACTAACAGAGACTTATTCGTCAAAAGTTTTTTCATAAACCCTAATTTATTAATTTGTTTTACTATCTATTTAGCTTTTTTTTAGCAAAATTTCTTTACAAAACTAAAAAACCCTAACGTATTTCACACTATAATTATTGCCTCTTTATTGTAACTAAATTCTCTCAAATCCCAACAAATATGCAGTATAATTAGCTTTTTGTTAAATTAACTTAATTATTACAACTCATAATGCTTTGATTATAAATAATATACATTATTTAACACGTATTTAACCCTTATGAATATAGCCTAATTATATTTTTGGGCACCCAATCAAAACAGAAAGTATGAGAAAATGTATTTTAGTGTTATTAGTCGTATTTATAGGATTTTCGTCTTTTGCGCAACAAAAAGAAGTAAAAGTAACAGGAAAAGTCATTGATAAAGAAACTAATGAACCTTTAGAATATGCAACAATTTCTTTCTTTAGTATTAAAGAGAATAAAATTGTAACGGGTGGAATTACTCAGACCAATGGTAATTTCAACATTCAAGTACCGGCAGGAGTCTACAATATTTCTATTGAATTTATCTCATTCAAAACAGAAACACTACTAAAGCAAAGAGTCTTTAAAAACACTGCTCTAGGAACAATTGGTCTAGGACTCGATACTGAAGCTTTAGATGATGTTGTCGTAATCGCAGAGAAAACTACAGTCGAAATAAAACTTGATAAAAAAATATATAATGTTGGTAAAGATCTTACAGTTAGCGGAGGTACTGTAAGTGATGTTTTAGACAACGTTCCCTCTGTTTCCGTTGATGTAGAAGGAAATGTTGCTCTGCGTGGAAATGACAATGTACGGATATTGATTAATGGAAAGCCATCTGGTTTAGTAGGATTAAATAGCACAGATGCTTTAAGACAACTACCCGCAGAATCTATAGAGCGTGTAGAAGTTATAACATCTCCTTCTGCTCGTTATGATGCCGAAGGGACTGCAGGAATCTTAAACATCATATTAAGACGAAGTAAATTACAAGGATTAAATGGAGCTCTTACATTTAACACTGGCTATCCTTTACAAGCTGGTGTTTCGGGAAATTTAAATTATAGGACAGGAAACTTAAATTTTTTCACGACTTCTGGGTACAATTATCGTGAAGTTCCTGGTAATTCATTATCTGAGACACAATTTTTCAATTTTGATTCTGATACTCAGGTTAATGAACCCGATACTTTTTTAAATGAAAAAAGAGATTTCGACAGAATACGTAAGGGTCTTAACACTAATGTAGGATTAGAATGGTATATAAATGATAGCTCATCCATTACAGGGTCCTTTTTATATCGTTCTAGTGATAATGAAAGTAACACATCTAATTTAATAACAGAACCTGATGCTAATGGTAATATTTTAAGCAGTAACCTGCGTTTTGATCCTGAGGTAGAAGATGACATCACTAAACAATATTCTATTAATTACAACAAAAATTTTAATGACAGTGGTCATAAACTAACTTTTGATTTTCAGATAGAAAATAGTGAAGAAGAGGAAGACTCTAGAAT
This genomic interval carries:
- a CDS encoding DUF5011 domain-containing protein encodes the protein MKKSLQYIVSGLTFIFLVIACTKEITEDLVVFFKVEFSETNIDAFVDTKEESSFTIVGASDIAAGDYQIKYNVTEGSGSYFLNTIEVTENEFVDLPEGPQYTIEYLATSIGTNKVTITIKDGLDREEEFVLTYNVNDTDFTFDVVPTEEGTYVNGEIDLNLSIAEISEATYEVQYVFNAPVDISTQGTGSIGVDDTLIEPETLVEIPVGDTSWQFTGLTIGMVEIEFTVTSSLGVSKTKTLQIEVGDTPDFTFTATLDNDTIYTTNSGAVINFVITETTGTSSYVMNYRTSNTGNIMYNGETYQAGDNIPIQAGASIGTYTGTSEGEHTLDFRVDNSNTVTVSREASLILNFRDPDGTPPVIELIGASEITVNVGDSFTDPGATASDDIDGDISANITVSGAVDTDVPGSYTLVYSIEDSSGNTTSVERIVNVVDNIPPVITIIGDNPFVVRVDDTFSDPGATATDNVDGNISSAITVTGSVNVNVVGEYVLTYTVSDTAGNEVSETRTVNVISDNPPVITLVGDNPLEVSFGEVFSDPGATASDDIDGNITDQIQTSGTVDVNTLGAYTITYTVSDSSGNTTEVMRTVNVVDNTSPVITLEGTNPFLVNIDNVFNDPGANANDNVDGNLTADITVSGTVDVNTPGDYVLTYSVEDSSGNSATITRTVRVIDNIPPVITLIGASTITISQGGSYTDPGATASDNVDGNITAQIVTTGNVNVNIPASYTIEYNVQDAAGNDAIEVVRTIVVESNINFNRLTGVLTAPAGATVQVSMNSGGTGSGNAVIQARSTTNTNLGVGITCWGLTGGAQCLDSDGDGVDETSGFTFIMPTDGIANFTGSHTPDGTSINSGTSFSIQVAGETFNENMGPGNEIPQ
- a CDS encoding conjugal transfer protein TraO, which translates into the protein MKKLLTNKSLLVLAFILSSSISMYAQSHKMALSLTGGYVDGGFGGLVALDYKVNEFDYLQFGVQTNFTNLDFNEIEIPVNLYAFNAGFFFDVLRNNKRTFALSLGAGGTVGSEVINNGDEDLETGEKLNIEPSSVIFGAYAGLDADIFLIPTVAINIKIQETYHFNSEIGELTPYFGAGVKLILK
- a CDS encoding TonB-dependent receptor domain-containing protein → MRKCILVLLVVFIGFSSFAQQKEVKVTGKVIDKETNEPLEYATISFFSIKENKIVTGGITQTNGNFNIQVPAGVYNISIEFISFKTETLLKQRVFKNTALGTIGLGLDTEALDDVVVIAEKTTVEIKLDKKIYNVGKDLTVSGGTVSDVLDNVPSVSVDVEGNVALRGNDNVRILINGKPSGLVGLNSTDALRQLPAESIERVEVITSPSARYDAEGTAGILNIILRRSKLQGLNGALTFNTGYPLQAGVSGNLNYRTGNLNFFTTSGYNYREVPGNSLSETQFFNFDSDTQVNEPDTFLNEKRDFDRIRKGLNTNVGLEWYINDSSSITGSFLYRSSDNESNTSNLITEPDANGNILSSNLRFDPEVEDDITKQYSINYNKNFNDSGHKLTFDFQIENSEEEEDSRITQQNISTIELVNTLEKQDRILIQSDYVLPIGKKSQFELGYRGNFNELDTEFLVQFDDNGIVTTDTNLSNNLIFKEQVNAAYTQFGSKAGKFSYLLGLRLESTRITIDQQTSGDFNKKIYTDIFPTINLGYKLSEKQSVTLGYNRRIRRPRSRFINPFPSRSSATNIFQGNADLDPSYSNVFDLGYLNRMGKLTLNSSIYYNRSTQVFTFIAEDTGDTATIGDGTIVPIIRRTPINLSSSDRYGFEFTLTYNPTKKWRINGNFNAFQNNIKGDFNGQNFDADNFSWFARLNNKITLPAKIDWQTTAFYSGPNENAQTKSEGLLSVNLAFSKDLFKERASLTFNVSDLFNSRKRQSVSTTETFITDSEFQWRERSFTMSFTYRFNQKKKRQRSRNNFNNGGGEEFEGKP